In Gossypium hirsutum isolate 1008001.06 chromosome D06, Gossypium_hirsutum_v2.1, whole genome shotgun sequence, one genomic interval encodes:
- the LOC107900341 gene encoding uncharacterized protein — protein MEPSPPFITKKLSNLARLSVFMIRKGLSKGKLVLDDLQFLMKRGKIMGKALNEASLSCRSRDVHLSFVSPMEYEFSCRTSPSHQPYDPFNCRKRKAAARYRYYAGRPRGRDGVVLGAMGCRDSGDYVSPKPLKGRRVHISRELPLVLKDHEDDEDEYRVDEAAEEFIQSFYTQLRLQKWLAVMEATDYYG, from the coding sequence ATGGAACCAAGCCCACCCTTTATCACCAAGAAGCTATCTAACTTGGCTCGTTTAAGTGTATTCATGATAAGAAAAGGGTTGTCAAAGGGCAAGCTAGTGCTTGACGACCTTCAATTCTTAATGAAACGTGGGAAGATCATGGGAAAAGCATTAAATGAGGCATCACTGAGTTGCAGATCACGTGACGTGCATCTTTCCTTCGTATCACCAATGGAGTACGAGTTCAGCTGCCGTACAAGTCCGTCGCATCAACCTTACGACCCCTTCAATTGCAGAAAGCGAAAAGCTGCCGCCCGTTACCGTTACTACGCAGGGCGGCCTCGGGGGCGAGACGGTGTGGTTTTGGGAGCAATGGGATGTAGAGATTCGGGTGATTACGTGTCGCCGAAGCCATTAAAAGGAAGGAGAGTGCATATTAGTAGGGAGTTGCCATTGGTGTTGAAGGATCATGAAGATGATGAGGATGAATACCGTGTAGATGAAGCGGCTGAGGAGTTTATTCAAAGCTTTTATACGCAACTAAGGTTGCAGAAATGGTTGGCTGTCATGGAAGCAACCGATTACTATGGCTAA
- the LOC107901523 gene encoding uncharacterized protein codes for MAPNKENNTANSQTHPNNGTVNKPRRLSMESLQRTISDISFELTKEAIDATQLPSISEVEEASCECCGMSEECTPEYINQVRDKFSGKLVCGLCAEAINEEVVKNGGKREEALNEHMSACVRFNRFGRTHPVLYQAEAMREILKKSSGVRAKSMSPRDKSGPKKGGIARSSSCLPAFAKEIRDRAMVN; via the coding sequence ATGGCACCGAATAAAGAAAACAACACAGCTAACTCCCAAACTCACCCCAACAATGGTACTGTCAACAAGCCTCGACGTCTTTCAATGGAAAGCCTCCAGAGAACGATATCTGATATATCGTTTGAGCTAACCAAAGAAGCCATCGACGCAACGCAGCTTCCGTCCATATCCGAAGTCGAGGAGGCCAGCTGTGAATGCTGCGGCATGTCCGAGGAGTGCACTCCCGAGTACATCAACCAAGTCCGTGACAAGTTCTCAGGGAAACTGGTGTGTGGGCTTTGTGCGGAAGCAATCAACGAAGAGGTCGTGAAAAACGGAGGCAAAAGGGAAGAAGCTTTGAACGAGCATATGAGTGCTTGTGTGAGGTTCAACCGGTTCGGTCGGACTCACCCAGTGTTGTACCAAGCCGAGGCAATGAGAGAAATATTGAAGAAGAGCTCGGGAGTTCGGGCTAAGTCAATGAGTCCCAGAGACAAAAGCGGTCCCAAGAAGGGTGGTATAGCGAGGAGCTCGAGTTGTCTGCCGGCTTTCGCCAAGGAGATTCGTGACCGAGCAATGGTGAACTAG
- the LOC107901521 gene encoding monoacylglycerol lipase, translating into MSMAGETGMEQLTSGASNRIIPILRTLRIPLIFLQSIILYLLLFLFPRRRQTAVGAADEAPQLQAKTARRRSVWRREEEDTLRRRALAEGWDMGFETADGEVRCRWGTSLFFGVRRNALFCRSWLPAVDELKGILIIIHGLNEHSGRYTQFAKQLTSCRYGVYAMDWIGHGGSDGLHGYVPSLDHVVADTAFFLEKIKTENPGVPCFLFGHSTGGAVVLKAASYPHIEEMVEGIVLTSPALRVRPAHPIVRAVAPLFSLVVPKLQFKGANKRGIPVSRDPAALLAKYSDPLVYTGPIRVRTGHEILRISSYLMQNFKSVTVPFFVLHGTADKVTDPLASQDLYNEAGSKFKDIRLYDGFLHDLLFEPEREEIGQDIIDWMEKRLDGGGRY; encoded by the exons ATGTCAATGGCGGGGGAGACGGGGATGGAGCAATTAACGTCGGGAGCAAGCAATCGTATAATCCCCATCTTAAGAACGCTAAGAATACCGCTCATTTTCCTTCAATCAATAATACTGTATctcctcctcttcctcttccCTCGCCGACGCCAGACGGCGGTCGGAGCTGCCGATGAGGCGCCGCAGTTGCAGGCTAAAACCGCGAGGCGGAGGTCGGTATGGAGGCGGGAAGAGGAGGACACGTTGAGAAGGAGAGCTTTAGCGGAGGGTTGGGACATGGGGTTCGAAACCGCCGACGGAGAGGTCCGGTGTCGATGGGGCACGTCCCTGTTTTTTGGGGTCCGAAGAAATGCCTTGTTTTGCCGATCTTGGTTGCCGGCCGTCGatgaattgaa GGGAATTTTGATCATTATACACGGCTTGAATGAGCATAG TGGAAGGTATACTCAATTTGCTAAGCAACTAACTTCTTGCCGCTATGGTGTATATGCCATGGACTGGATAG GTCATGGTGGTAGCGATGGATTGCATGGATATGTTCCTTCACTTGATCATGTTGTTGCAGATACC GCGTTTTTCTTGGAAAAGATCAAAACAGAGAACCCAGGTGTACCTTGCTTCCTTTTTGGCCACTCAACTGGTGGAGCTGTGGTTCTAAAG GCAGCTTCATATCCTCATATTGAAGAAATGGTGGAGGGAATTGTGCTGACATCTCCAGCCCTGCGTGTTAGGCCAGCACATCCCATTGTTAGG GCTGTTGCTCCCCTTTTTTCTCTGGTTGTCCCCAAGCTCCAATTCAAAGGTGCAAACAAGAGGGGCATCCCAGTTTCGAGGGACCCTGctgcactactggccaagtactccGACCCCTTGGTCTACACTGGTCCGATAAGGGTCCGAACAGGGCATGAAATACTACGCATTTCATCATACTTGATGCAAAACTTCAAGTCTGTGACGGTCCCATTCTTTGTTCTTCATGGAACCGCAGACAAAGTCACTGATCCACTTGCCTCCCAGGATTTATACAACGAAGCGGGCTCTAAGTTCAAAGACATAAGGCTCTATGACGGCTTCTTGCACGACCTTCTGTTTGAACCGGAACGTGAAGAAATAGGGCAGGATATAATCGACTGGATGGAGAAGAGATTAGATGGCGGTGGCAGATATTAA